In Dehalococcoidales bacterium, a single genomic region encodes these proteins:
- a CDS encoding DUF5679 domain-containing protein: MEAYCVKCRAKREMKDAKAVTMKNGKPATQGVCPNCGTKMFRIGKS, encoded by the coding sequence ATGGAAGCTTATTGTGTGAAGTGCCGCGCTAAGAGGGAGATGAAGGACGCCAAGGCCGTAACCATGAAGAACGGAAAACCGGCAACCCAGGGTGTCTGCCCCAACTGTGGAACCAAGATGTTCAGAATCGGTAAGAGCTAG